Proteins from a genomic interval of Arachis hypogaea cultivar Tifrunner chromosome 10, arahy.Tifrunner.gnm2.J5K5, whole genome shotgun sequence:
- the LOC112716240 gene encoding polygalacturonase-like — translation MKLLVKIIAIALFSLFLSDFTRAQPGAFDISKFGGAPNADITQAFLSAWKEACASTVAAKITIPSGSYRMNAVDVKGPCKAPIEIQVDGTIQAPANPSDLKGADQWIKINYVDSVTVSGHGIFDGQGAAAWKINDCGSNKNCKMLCMNFSFNFVKNSVVRDITSKDSKDFHFNVLGCSNFTFDGVKIDAPATSLNTDGIHIGRSTGIKILNTKIGTGDDCISLGDGSKQITVQNVNCGPGHGISVGSLGRYPNEEPVEGFYVTNCTLTNTANGVRIKTWPDSTGTSPITDMHFEDITMVNVMNPVIIDQEYCPWNQCNKQSPSKIKISKVSFKNIKGTSGTADGVLLTCSSSVPCEEVELANIDLTFNGAAATAKCANVKPTITGKVPACAST, via the exons atGAAGCTTCTTGTAAAAATCATTGCAATTGCTTTGTTCTCATTGTTTCTGTCTGACTTTACTAGAGCTCAACCTGGGGCATTTGATATATCAAAATTTGGTGGTGCACCAAATGCAGATATAACACAG GCTTTCTTAAGTGCTTGGAAAGAAGCATGCGCATCAACGGTAGCAGCAAAAATTACGATCCCGAGTGGTTCATACAGAATGAATGCAGTGGACGTGAAGGGTCCTTGCAAGGCTCCCATTGAAATTCAAGTTGATGGAACAATTCAAGCACCTGCAAATCCTTCCGATCTTAAAGGTGCAGATCAATGGATCAAGATTAATTACGTTGACTCTGTAACCGTCTCAGGTCATGGAATATTTGACGGTCAAGGTGCTGCTGCTTGGAAAATCAATGATTGTGGATCCAACAAGAACTGCAAAATGTTGTGCATg AATTTCAGTTTCAACTTTGTTAAAAATTCAGTAGTTCGAGACATAACATCGAAGGACAGCAAAGACTTCCATTTTAACGTGTTGGGGTGCAGCAATTTCACATTTGACGGGGTCAAAATCGATGCACCGGCTACTAGTCTCAACACAGATGGAATCCACATAGGAAGATCAACCGGCATAAAGATCCTTAACACAAAAATTGGCACCGGTGATGATTGCATCTCACTGGGTGATGGTAGCAAACAAATAACGGTTCAAAATGTGAATTGTGGACCTGGCCATGGAATCAGTGTTGGAAGCCTTGGAAGGTACCCAAATGAAGAACCTGTTGAAGGCTTCTATGTCACCAATTGCACCTTGACTAATACTGCCAATGGTGTGAGGATCAAAACGTGGCCTGATTCTACAGGAACATCCCCTATCACTGATATGCATTTTGAGGATATTACTATGGTTAATGTCATGAATCCTGTTATCATTGACCAAGAGTATTGTCCATGGAATCAGTGTAACAAACag AGTCcatcaaaaataaagataagtaaGGTTTCGTTCAAGAACATTAAGGGAACTTCAGGAACTGCAGATGGGGTGCTTCTTACATGTAGCAGTAGTGTACCTTGTGAAGAAGTTGAGCTTGCTAACATTGATCTCACATTCAATGGTGCAGCAGCAACCGCTAAATGTGCTAATGTCAAGCCTACTATTACTGGAAAAGTTCCAGCTTGTGCATCAACTTAA
- the LOC140175736 gene encoding uncharacterized protein yields the protein MVRDLGLDYKKTYACPNDCMLYWKEHENEKYSHECGTSRWIEPAVVEGDISSKKAHNILAKTLWYFRQIPRLQRLFICSKTVKNMSWHQEKRKKDGKLKHPANGQTSPGNDIDVYLQPLIEELKELWELGVETYDAARNKTFQMHAALLWIISDFPPYAMLSGWSTKGKLACPSCNYGTCSSYLTHSQKMCYMGHRVFLPEEHPWRTNKRSFNGKEEHRKAPPLLEGMKFLSHLDSMENFFGKTKKKNIVDSILGTLLDISGKTKDHLNARYDVQEIGIRKNPHPKEIRGHRKVKFAKACFSMTKVEKSIFCDVLKKAKLPDGAASNIFRCVNLAERKVSGYKTHDAHFMLHYLLQIPIKSFTYENSNFGFREHEADQQGTSWVKAKNYSQTFSSWFKARAMRQNVPDWIKELSRGPNKIEKRYPGYFINGYRFHTRQREARRKTQNSGVTLVALTTSFASAKDPNPIRAKVSYYGRINDIIELDYFGDEVDVNPQAIYEKEPSDQSMGPSIPNDNGEIDFIRGDLHEVVIDASKGVLLSQEYNIESEDNSEDDIE from the exons ATGGTGAGAGATTTAGGTCTTGATTATAAAAAGACTTATGCAtgcccaaatgactgcatgctatATTGGAAAGAGCATGAGAATGAAAAATATTCCCATGAATGTGGAACTTCTCGTTGGATTGAGCCTGCGGTAGTTGAAGGTGACATATCTTCAAAGAAAGCTCACAACATTCTTGCAAAGACATTATGGTACTTTCGCCAAATTCCCAGGCTTCAAAGGCTATTCATATGCTCAAAGACCGTTAAGAATATGAGTTGGCATCAGGAAAAGCGTAAAAAGGATGGAAAGCTAAAGCATCCTGCCAATG GACAAACATCGCCAGGAAATGATATTGACGTGTATCTGCAACCATTGATTGAGGAATTGAAGGAGTTATGGGAACTTGGGGTAGAAACCTACGATGCCGCAAGAAATAAAACTTTTCAAATGCATGCAGCTCTCTTATGGATAATTAGTGATTTCCCTCCATATGCAATGTTATCCGGGTGGAGTACAAAGGGGAAACTAGCTTGCCCTTCTTGTAACTATGGGACTTGTTCTAGTTATCTTACACATAGTCAGAAGATGTGTTATATGGGTCATCGTGTTTTTTTGCCCGAGGAACATCCATGGAGAACTAATAAGAGGTCATTTAATGGAAAAGAAGAACATCGAAAAGCTCCACCGTTACTAGAGGGCATGAAATTTTTAAGTCACTTAGATTCTATGGAGAATTTCtttgggaagacaaaaaaaaag AATATAGTTGACAGTATTCTTGGAACTCTCTTGGATATATCTGGCAAGACAAAAGACCACCTAAATGCTCGATATGACGTGCAAGAAATAGGCATTCGTAAGAATCCTCATCCAAAAGAAATAAGAGGTCATAGAAAAGTGAAGTTTGCAAAAGCATGTTTCTCCATGACTAAAGTtgagaaatcaattttttgtgaTGTCTTGAAGAAAGCAAAGCTACCTGATGGTGCTGCCTCAAATATTTTTCGATGCGTGAACCTTGCAGAAAGAAAAGTATCTGGTTACAAGACTCATGATGCCCATTTTATGCTGCATTATTTGCTACAAATTCCCATCAAAA GTTTTACTTACGAAAATTCTAATTTTGGATTTAGAGAGCATGAGGCTGATCAACAAGGAACAAGTTGGGTGAAAGCTAAGAACTATAGTCAAACCTTTTCCTCATGGTTTAAAGCACGTGCCATGCGTCAGAATGTTCCAGATTGGATTAAGGAGCTTTCTAGAGGGCCCAACAAGATTGAAAAAAGATATCCAGGGTATTTTATCAATGGGTATAGATTTCATACTAGGCAACGTGAGGCAAGACGGAAGACACAAAATAGTGGTGTAACTTTAGTTGCGTTGACTACGAGCTTTGCAAGTGCAAAGGATCCAAATCCAATTCGTGCAAAAGTTTCCTACTATGGCAGAATAAATGATATAATTGAGTTAGATTACTTTG GTGACGAAGTTGATGTTAATCCCCAAGCTATTTATGAAAAAGAGCCATCTGACCAGTCAATGGGTCCTTCTATACCCAATGATAATGGTGAAATTGATTTTATTAGGGGTGACTTGCACGAAGTTGTTATAGATGCTTCAAAAGGAGTTCTTCTTTCACAAGAATATAACATAGAATCAGAAGATAATTCCGAAGACGACATTGAatga
- the LOC140175737 gene encoding uncharacterized protein: protein MKSSVQKLSPAEIQSKRENGLCYWCDEKFLVAHRCPNHQYMQLQLVLDDADGEDTGMQESLESEPSLEALESQVVEHHLSYNAMHGTSGPALVRVNAIINGLEVQALIDGGSLDSFIQPCIAKFLNLPIEPASGFKVIVGSFEVLPVEGCITSLDVNISGCLVSILEVYVLHVAGGELGYKSSPSSQAQFHHIRSLVSTDAVVAVLTLELQQLDGIVKPPLQLPEALHPALKQSAYIRDFYAITEALAKFRPYLLGKRFILRTDHQSLKPLLEQDLHTPEQHKWLHKLLGFDFEIHYKAGTENIAADALSRSFFGAWSVSKVEWLDQLRAKLVTDEDLRVLLAKCNSNSVENLNYSCQNGLLLWKNRLVVPSKSTLVRKILYEYHNSVIGGHAGIAKTVERICSIFYWPHMQKDIRQYVLSCCICQQAKIENKAPAGLLKPLLIPSQVWEDIAIDFIVSLLVSSGYSVIMVVVDRLTKYAYFLPLKQDFNSRTVAESFINNVVKLHGFPKSIISDRDRPYRQHSVALRKHQKLVLHYFGPFPINKKLSDVAYRVELPPEARIHNVFHVSALKRFRGEGTSQYFPLPLTTTNVGPVLEPSRILSIRSIMRGDRMVTRQVQWGQGNLTETTWEDVHHFHKLFPEFNLEDKVVADGDGNDTNIANEEYINKSEEYINKSQAVLEGRVVTNHGQVAVGPHISGSRKSTREKTNSK from the exons ATGAAAAGCTCGGTGCAAAAACTATCCCCGGCAGAGATTCAGAGCAAACGGGAGAATGGATTATGTTACTGGTGCGATGAAAAATTTTTAGTTGCTCACCGTTGTCCGAATCACCAGTATATGCAGCTGCAACTAGTGTTAGATGATGCAGATGGAGAGGACACAGGGATGCAAGAGTCATTAGAATCTGAGCCCAGTTTGGAAGCCTTGGAGTCTCAGGTAGTTGAGCATCATTTATCTTACAATGCTATGCATGGTACAAGTGGTCCTGCTTTGGTCCGTGTTAACGCCATCATTAATGGGCTAGAGGTCCAGGCCCTGATTGATGGTGGCAGTTTGGATAGTTTTATTCAACCTTGCATAGCCAAATTTTTGAATCTACCTATTGAACCTGCATCGGGATTTAAGGTGATAGTGGGCAGTTTTGAAGTCTTGCCAGTCGAGGGTTGTATTACTAGTTTGGATGTTAATATATCAGGTTGCCTTGTTAGCATTCTAGAGGTTTACGTGCTCCATGTGGCTGGGGGAGAGTTG GGTTATAAGAGTTCACCTTCATCTCAAGCTCAATTTCATCATATACGAAGTTTGGTAAGCACTGATGCAGTGGTTGCAGTGCTTACTCTTGAACTTCAGCAATTGGATGGAATTGTCAAGCCACCCTTGCAGTTACCAGAAGCTCTTCACCCTGCCTTG AAGCAATCCGCTTACATCAGAGATTTTTACGCCATCACTGAGGCCTTAGCTAAGTTTCGCCCTTACTTGCTAGGCAAAAGATTTATTTTGCGCACTGATCACCAAAGCTTGAAACCGCTCTTAGAACAAGATCTTCATACACCAGAGCAACATAAATGGCTTCATAAATTGCTcgggtttgattttgaaatccaTTACAAGGCTGGGACTGAAAATATTGCAGCGGATGCACTCTCTCGTAGCTTCTTTGGGGCTTGGTCTGTGTCAAAAGTAGAGTGGCTAGACCAACTTCGTGCAAAATTGGTGACGGATGAGGATCTCCGAGTATTATTGGCAAAGTGCAACTCTAATTCGGTTGAGAATTTGAATTACTCTTGTCAAAATGGCCTCTTGTTATGGAAGAACCGATTAGTGGTACCTTCCAAAAGCACTTTAGTTAGGAAAATCCTCTATGAATACCACAATAGTGTAATTGGTGGTCATGCGGGAATTGCTAAGACTGTGGAACGCATTTGTTCCATTTTCTATTGGCCTCATATGCAAAAGGATATCAGGCAGTATGTCTTATCTTGCTGCATTTGTCAACAAGCAAAGATAGAGAATAAGGCACCAGCCGGTTTGCTCAAGCCATTACTTATCCCTTCACAGGTATGGGAAGATATTGCAATAGATTTCATTGTGTCTCTGCTAGTTTCATCCGGCTATTCAGTTATCATGGTGGTTGTTGACCGTTTGACTAAGTACGCCTATTTCCTTCCCTTGAAACAAGATTTTAATAGCAGGACAGTTGCAGAATCTTTTATCAACAATGTCGTTAAGTTGCATGGTTTCCCAAAATCTATTATATCAGATAGGGATCGG CCGTATCGCCAGCATTCCGTGGCACTGCGTAAACATCAGAAGCTGGTGTTGCATTATTTTGGTCCTTTTCCGATCAACAAGAAACTCAGTGACGTGGCCTATAGGGTGGAGTTACCTCCGGAAGCGCGTATCCATAATGTCTTCCATGTTTCAGCTCTCAAACGATTTCGGGGAGAGGGTACTTCCCAGTACTTCCCTCTCCCATTGACCACTACTAATGTGGGGCCAGTGTTAGAGCCTTCCAGGATACTTTCTATACGTTCTATTATGAGGGGTGATAGAATGGTTACACGTCAGGTGCAATGGGGACAGGGCAACTTGACAGAGACAACATGGGAAGATGTTCATCACTTTCACAAGTTGTTTCCGGAATTCAACCTTGAGGACAAGGTTGTTGCTGATGGGGACGGTAATGATACGAATATAGCAAATGAGGAGTACATAAATAAAAGCGAGGAGTACATAAACAAAAGTCAGGCAGTGTTGGAAGGAAGGGTTGTAACAAATCATGGACAGGTGGCAGTTGGTCCACATATTTCAGGCAGcaggaaaagcaccagggagaaAACAAATAGCAAGTGA